The following are encoded in a window of Chryseobacterium sp. genomic DNA:
- a CDS encoding GreA/GreB family elongation factor, translated as MSRGFVKESDQEDLPMVPPRADLPAGTVNYVTEVGYAELLAERDQLIHERDSLTVSDENEKRITVNFINAKLDLLNERISSAKVVDLSKQPKDKVRFGAEVFFTVDSDPKIQHYQIVGVDEANIAKGKIAFTSPIAKIFMDRKVGETVKLKLEKGEKEFKIVEVRY; from the coding sequence ATGAGCAGAGGTTTTGTAAAGGAAAGCGATCAGGAAGATTTGCCAATGGTTCCGCCGCGTGCCGACTTACCCGCCGGGACAGTGAATTACGTTACTGAGGTAGGTTACGCGGAGTTACTTGCAGAACGCGATCAGTTGATTCATGAGCGCGACAGTCTTACAGTCTCAGATGAAAACGAAAAGCGCATCACCGTTAATTTTATCAATGCCAAATTAGACTTGCTCAATGAACGCATTTCCAGCGCGAAAGTGGTAGACCTTTCAAAGCAGCCAAAAGACAAAGTCCGTTTCGGTGCAGAAGTTTTCTTTACCGTAGATTCAGATCCAAAAATCCAGCACTATCAAATTGTGGGTGTGGACGAGGCCAATATCGCCAAAGGAAAAATTGCATTTACCTCACCCATTGCGAAGATATTTATGGACCGAAAAGTGGGCGAAACTGTGAAACTGAAACTGGAAAAAGGGGAGAAGGAGTTTAAGATTGTGGAGGTGCGATATTAA
- a CDS encoding tail fiber protein: METNVNNQGTALDFEIPAFYNAFTLDNSFGGIKIGLYRSKDERNYFFTPLIIVDWNDFEIQLNEKKDEFENLDNQLELSLLIYHSDKEIEKNIESKIIAIENAKRSKDKKENITTTDISLNLLPFKFFKVYAKVGETKQWLNEDDFINITPEDNFTTQLSLISERAYVIKGTFKQLNNFFNNRRTNLIWANLYGDGSPYSTTTISAIATFFNNSQNIKKIIGDEDLIIENKIKSSSSGGGFGISLGSLSIGAGATSSVLSNEQKKKRFLNRTFISDIINENKSEISLSVDGDTTKYSELIKGFVDKLFENKQRIEVKIEITNNNLVKLFNDQIEYTMSAKESEELLKSKPVIDKSDKNKESFTYGGIKGEKDTENNFKTQDDIEWQKKGADIIPIKIDLYLISESQLKDEFSNLAILVNRESKKNSITPFLYPAVWNSKKNNYNNGSITDKDNPIGSILAFGGSRETIPLGWLLCDGAELEKSEYSDLEKILQNNWGTASSDTKFKIPNLQGQFLRGVDYDTINISDPDSDIRIANGKGQSREVGSFQNDEFKSHNHDYDTDNIPGNSNNGTGNDASNKNFKITQTTNKGGNETRPKNYYVNFIIRAQ; the protein is encoded by the coding sequence ATGGAAACAAATGTAAACAATCAAGGTACAGCATTGGATTTTGAAATTCCAGCATTCTATAATGCATTTACTTTAGATAATTCTTTCGGAGGAATTAAAATAGGATTATATAGAAGTAAAGATGAAAGAAATTATTTTTTCACTCCACTCATTATTGTTGATTGGAATGATTTTGAAATACAATTAAATGAAAAAAAGGACGAGTTTGAAAATTTAGACAATCAACTAGAACTTTCTTTATTGATATATCATTCCGACAAAGAAATTGAGAAAAATATTGAATCAAAAATTATTGCAATTGAAAACGCGAAAAGAAGCAAAGATAAAAAAGAAAATATAACTACTACTGATATTTCTTTAAACCTACTTCCTTTTAAATTTTTCAAAGTTTATGCAAAAGTTGGAGAAACCAAACAATGGTTAAATGAAGATGATTTTATAAATATTACACCAGAAGATAATTTCACCACACAACTATCATTAATTAGTGAACGAGCATATGTAATTAAAGGAACATTTAAACAACTTAATAACTTCTTTAACAATAGACGTACAAATTTAATTTGGGCTAACTTATATGGAGACGGCTCTCCATATTCTACCACAACTATAAGTGCAATTGCTACTTTTTTTAATAATTCACAAAACATCAAAAAAATTATTGGTGATGAAGATTTAATTATTGAAAATAAAATAAAGTCATCATCATCAGGTGGTGGATTTGGAATTTCATTAGGTTCGTTAAGTATAGGTGCAGGAGCTACAAGTTCAGTTCTTTCAAATGAACAAAAGAAAAAACGCTTTTTAAATAGAACTTTTATTTCCGATATCATTAATGAAAATAAATCGGAAATAAGTTTATCTGTTGATGGAGATACAACAAAATATTCAGAATTAATAAAAGGATTTGTTGACAAACTTTTTGAAAACAAGCAAAGAATAGAGGTAAAGATTGAAATAACAAATAATAATTTAGTTAAATTGTTTAATGATCAGATTGAGTATACAATGTCTGCTAAAGAATCGGAAGAACTTCTTAAATCTAAACCTGTAATTGATAAAAGTGATAAAAACAAAGAATCTTTTACCTATGGAGGTATAAAGGGTGAAAAAGATACAGAAAATAACTTCAAGACTCAAGATGATATTGAATGGCAAAAAAAGGGAGCAGATATTATTCCTATTAAAATTGATTTGTATCTCATTAGTGAGTCACAGCTAAAAGACGAATTTTCCAATTTAGCAATTTTAGTAAATAGAGAATCTAAAAAAAATTCAATCACTCCATTTTTATATCCTGCGGTTTGGAATTCTAAAAAAAATAACTATAATAACGGTTCAATTACAGATAAAGACAACCCTATTGGCTCAATTCTAGCATTTGGAGGAAGTCGTGAAACTATTCCATTGGGTTGGCTTCTTTGTGATGGAGCAGAATTAGAAAAAAGTGAATATTCAGATTTAGAAAAAATTCTTCAAAATAATTGGGGAACTGCATCATCAGATACAAAATTCAAAATACCAAATTTGCAAGGTCAGTTTTTAAGAGGTGTAGACTATGATACAATAAACATTTCAGATCCTGATTCAGATATTAGAATTGCTAATGGAAAAGGACAAAGTCGTGAAGTAGGGAGCTTCCAAAATGATGAATTTAAATCTCATAATCACGATTATGATACAGATAATATTCCTGGAAATTCAAATAATGGAACAGGAAATGACGCTTCTAATAAAAATTTCAAAATTACACAAACAACCAATAAAGGAGGAAATGAAACTCGACCCAAAAACTACTATGTAAACTTTATAATCAGAGCACAATAA
- a CDS encoding PglZ domain-containing protein: MSGKILWIDDEVDLLKPHIVFLENKGYSVTPVNNVNDALELIDADNFALTFLDENMPGISGLEAIPMIKARDNAIKIVMVTKSEEEHIMEEAIGSQIADYILKPVNPNQILLSLKKNLQEDELVEQRTIQSYQQDFRQLSMELSYVRTYEEWAEYYKKILNWEIRFDKVADNEFADLLQSQKEEANIQFGKFIENNYEEWLHGADKPMMSHTVFKEKVKAEVEKDKVLLLMIDNLRYDQWKMIEPLFTKFYNKTSEDYYYSILPTATQYARNSFFAGQLPSEIEKRFPDKWFNDNEDGNKNEHEREFLEDQMKRLGLSSKSMKYLKILNSDFEKKVLEEFNQHKNNDLLVIVYNFIDILSHAKTDNHIINQLIRDDKTFRSLTYNWFENSSLLKIVKLAAESGFKLVITTDHGTIYVKKPSKVVGDRETSTNIRYKTGKSLTYEDNDVWAISNPEKLFLPKGNLSSKYIFAKNNMFLAYPKNYNHYVNYYKDTYQHGGISLEECIVPFSILEPK, from the coding sequence ATGTCAGGAAAAATACTATGGATTGATGATGAAGTGGACTTGCTGAAACCCCATATTGTCTTTTTAGAGAATAAGGGTTACAGCGTGACTCCTGTGAACAATGTGAATGACGCCTTAGAGCTTATAGACGCCGATAATTTCGCCCTTACTTTTTTAGATGAGAACATGCCCGGAATTTCAGGGCTGGAAGCCATCCCCATGATCAAGGCGCGGGACAACGCGATTAAGATCGTTATGGTAACCAAAAGTGAAGAAGAGCATATTATGGAAGAAGCCATAGGCTCGCAGATTGCAGATTATATCCTGAAACCTGTAAACCCCAACCAGATCCTGCTCTCGCTTAAAAAAAACCTCCAGGAAGATGAACTGGTGGAACAGCGCACCATTCAAAGCTATCAGCAGGATTTCCGCCAGTTGTCGATGGAACTTTCCTACGTAAGGACCTACGAAGAATGGGCCGAATATTATAAGAAAATCCTGAACTGGGAAATCCGCTTCGACAAGGTGGCCGATAATGAATTTGCCGACCTGCTGCAGAGCCAGAAAGAGGAAGCCAATATCCAGTTCGGCAAGTTTATCGAGAACAATTATGAAGAATGGCTGCACGGTGCCGACAAGCCCATGATGAGCCACACCGTTTTCAAGGAAAAAGTAAAGGCAGAGGTGGAAAAGGACAAAGTCCTGCTGCTGATGATCGATAACCTGCGCTATGACCAGTGGAAAATGATCGAGCCGCTCTTCACCAAGTTCTATAACAAAACCTCCGAGGATTACTATTACAGCATCCTGCCCACCGCTACCCAATACGCGCGGAATTCATTTTTTGCGGGCCAGCTTCCTTCGGAAATTGAAAAACGCTTCCCGGACAAGTGGTTTAACGATAATGAAGACGGCAACAAGAACGAGCATGAACGCGAATTCCTGGAAGACCAGATGAAACGTCTGGGCCTTTCATCAAAATCAATGAAATACCTGAAGATCCTGAACTCGGATTTTGAGAAAAAGGTTCTGGAGGAATTCAATCAGCATAAGAACAACGACCTTTTGGTGATCGTGTACAACTTCATCGATATCCTGAGTCACGCAAAGACCGATAACCACATCATCAACCAGCTGATCCGTGACGATAAGACTTTCCGTTCGCTTACCTATAACTGGTTTGAGAACTCGTCCTTACTGAAGATTGTGAAACTGGCGGCCGAAAGCGGGTTTAAACTCGTGATCACGACCGACCACGGCACCATCTATGTAAAGAAGCCCAGCAAAGTTGTTGGCGACAGGGAAACCTCGACCAATATCCGCTACAAGACCGGGAAAAGCCTTACATATGAGGACAATGACGTTTGGGCCATCAGCAATCCGGAGAAACTCTTCCTGCCAAAAGGCAACCTGAGTTCCAAATACATCTTTGCGAAAAACAATATGTTTTTGGCTTATCCCAAGAACTACAACCATTACGTCAACTATTATAAGGACACGTACCAGCATGGCGGCATTTCGCTGGAGGAGTGTATTGTACCGTTCAGCATATTGGAGCCCAAATAA
- a CDS encoding HD domain-containing protein produces MQNKLKIINDPVHGFIKIPYELLFDIIEHPYLQRLRRISQTGLLNLIFPGATHTRFHHAIGAMHLMFTALETLKLKGVQISKEEEQSAMAAILMHDIGHGPFSHALESMLMDNWHHEKLSLLLMEKLNSELSGQLDTAIEMFKGNYHRRLFNQLISSQLDVDRLDYLKRDSFYTGVSEGNVNTQRIISMMNVADDELVIDDKGIYSIENYLTARMFMYWQVYYHKTAALAEFLLVKIMKRAKQLVLEGVKLPASANLDYFLYKNEFESATEEDIARFTELDDTDLIAAMKLWQDADDYVLSYYCTALMKRKFPKTIISSTAFSQDFIDEKVKAANSSLGIDCGDKLVHQISRSLLPYNPVKQPIYLLGKSGGKVLLNEFEGQILSSFIVEPSTRYILSFPRGL; encoded by the coding sequence ATGCAGAACAAACTTAAAATCATCAACGATCCGGTACACGGATTTATAAAAATTCCTTACGAACTTCTGTTCGATATCATTGAACATCCTTACCTGCAGCGCCTGCGCCGGATTTCGCAGACCGGACTTCTGAACCTGATATTTCCCGGCGCCACCCACACGCGCTTTCATCACGCTATTGGTGCCATGCATTTAATGTTTACCGCTTTGGAAACCTTAAAGCTGAAGGGCGTGCAAATCTCAAAGGAAGAAGAACAGTCGGCCATGGCAGCTATCCTGATGCACGACATCGGGCACGGACCCTTTTCGCACGCCCTGGAAAGTATGCTTATGGACAACTGGCACCATGAGAAGCTCTCGCTTTTACTCATGGAAAAGCTGAATTCAGAATTAAGCGGACAGCTGGACACAGCCATTGAGATGTTTAAAGGCAATTATCACCGCCGGTTGTTTAACCAGCTGATTTCCTCACAGCTGGATGTGGACAGGCTGGACTATCTGAAACGTGACAGTTTTTACACCGGCGTTTCTGAAGGTAATGTGAACACACAGCGAATCATATCAATGATGAATGTGGCAGATGATGAACTGGTGATTGACGACAAAGGAATTTATTCCATTGAAAATTACCTTACGGCCCGCATGTTTATGTACTGGCAGGTGTACTATCATAAAACCGCGGCGCTGGCCGAATTCCTGCTGGTGAAAATCATGAAGCGTGCAAAACAGCTGGTGCTGGAAGGAGTGAAGTTACCCGCCTCAGCCAATCTTGATTACTTCCTTTATAAAAACGAATTTGAAAGTGCCACCGAGGAAGATATTGCCCGTTTTACCGAGCTGGACGATACTGATTTGATTGCCGCCATGAAGCTTTGGCAGGATGCCGATGATTATGTGCTGTCCTATTATTGCACGGCACTTATGAAGCGTAAATTCCCTAAAACCATCATCTCTTCGACAGCTTTTTCCCAGGATTTTATTGACGAAAAAGTTAAGGCTGCCAACAGCAGTCTGGGTATTGATTGCGGAGATAAACTGGTGCATCAGATTTCAAGGAGCCTTCTGCCTTACAATCCGGTGAAACAGCCCATCTATCTGCTAGGGAAGTCCGGCGGGAAAGTGCTCCTGAACGAATTTGAAGGACAGATCCTTTCATCATTTATTGTAGAGCCCAGTACGCGTTACATCCTTTCCTTTCCGCGCGGACTGTAG
- the lpxD gene encoding UDP-3-O-(3-hydroxymyristoyl)glucosamine N-acyltransferase: MEFTASQIAGFIDGKIIGDENALISGVSPIERGEKGHLSFVAQERFAPYLESTACSVLVVSERLLSDKKYSPTIIAVEDAYLSFQVLMNIYDQMRGRKTGIEQGSNIHETAVIGEDVYVGSFTYISEKARIGKGSQIHPQVYIGKNVKIGENCRIDSGVRIYDYSVVGDNCTIHANSVIGSDGFGFQPSAKGYSKIPQLGNVVIEDDVEIGSNCSIDRGTIGSTIIGRGTKIDNLIQIAHNVNIGKNNVIAAQAGIAGSTTIGDWNMIGGQVGIVGHINIGNKVKVQAQSGVNSNAKDGEVLYGSPAINAGDYRRNYVHFRNFTDIIKRINKLENNSKEQSNE; encoded by the coding sequence ATGGAATTTACAGCCTCCCAGATTGCAGGTTTTATAGACGGAAAAATTATCGGCGACGAAAATGCACTGATTTCCGGTGTGTCTCCCATTGAGCGCGGTGAAAAAGGACATCTGTCCTTTGTGGCGCAGGAGAGGTTTGCACCGTATCTGGAAAGCACTGCATGTTCGGTCCTGGTCGTTTCAGAACGGCTGCTTTCGGATAAAAAGTACAGTCCCACAATTATAGCGGTAGAGGATGCATACCTTTCTTTTCAGGTCCTGATGAACATCTATGATCAGATGCGCGGACGTAAAACCGGAATTGAACAAGGGTCCAACATCCACGAAACTGCGGTGATCGGCGAGGATGTTTATGTAGGTTCCTTTACTTACATCTCAGAAAAAGCCCGGATTGGGAAGGGGTCTCAGATTCATCCTCAGGTATATATAGGCAAGAATGTAAAAATCGGCGAAAACTGCCGGATAGACAGTGGTGTCCGCATTTACGATTACTCTGTTGTAGGCGATAACTGCACCATTCATGCAAATTCTGTAATTGGCAGCGATGGTTTTGGTTTTCAACCATCAGCTAAAGGCTATTCAAAAATTCCCCAACTTGGTAATGTGGTCATTGAAGACGATGTGGAAATCGGCTCCAACTGTTCCATAGACCGCGGCACCATCGGTTCTACCATCATCGGTCGCGGTACCAAGATCGATAATTTGATCCAGATTGCCCACAATGTGAATATCGGAAAAAACAACGTGATTGCCGCTCAGGCCGGTATCGCAGGGTCCACCACAATTGGCGACTGGAACATGATTGGAGGCCAGGTAGGGATTGTTGGTCATATCAATATTGGAAATAAGGTGAAAGTGCAGGCGCAAAGCGGGGTGAACTCCAATGCAAAGGACGGTGAAGTTCTTTATGGCTCCCCGGCCATCAATGCCGGCGATTACCGCCGGAATTATGTACACTTCCGCAATTTTACCGATATTATAAAACGAATTAATAAACTTGAAAATAACTCAAAAGAACAGTCCAATGAGTGA
- a CDS encoding bifunctional UDP-3-O-[3-hydroxymyristoyl] N-acetylglucosamine deacetylase/3-hydroxyacyl-ACP dehydratase → MSDMQKTLKEEVSLSGKGLHTGKEVTLTIKPAKENTGFVFVRTDLEGHPHVEADVNHVTTTDRGTTLEKLGVRIHTCEHVLAALVGCDIDNAILEMDSAEPPIMDGSSRFFVEAIEKAGVEEQTAIREYLVIKEVISYVDPATGSEITMIPADNYEVTTMVDFGTKVLGTQNATLKDISDFRDEIASSRTFSFLHELEMLLDAGLIKGGDISNAIVYVDKELTPETADKLKKAFNKDDISIRPNGILDNLTLNHPNEAARHKLLDVIGDLALVGVKLKGKVIANKPGHFVNTQFAKKLNRQWKLQRKKNVPDFDIHKPPVFDINGIMKLMPHRYPFLLIDKVLELSDTHVVGLKNVTFNEQFFVGHFPKEPVMPGVLQVEALAQTGGILVLASVPDPENYSTYFIKIDKVKFKKKVIPGDTIIFKIELISPIRRGIVHMQGFGYVGDSIVVEAELMAQVAKNTPA, encoded by the coding sequence ATGAGTGATATGCAAAAAACCCTTAAAGAGGAGGTCTCTCTGTCCGGAAAGGGATTACATACAGGCAAGGAAGTAACTCTTACCATTAAACCGGCAAAAGAAAACACCGGTTTTGTTTTTGTACGCACCGACCTGGAAGGGCACCCGCATGTGGAAGCCGATGTGAACCACGTTACTACTACAGACCGCGGTACCACACTGGAGAAGTTAGGTGTGCGTATCCATACCTGCGAACATGTACTTGCAGCTCTGGTAGGTTGCGACATAGATAATGCCATCCTGGAAATGGACAGTGCCGAGCCGCCCATCATGGACGGTTCGTCCAGATTTTTTGTTGAGGCCATTGAAAAAGCAGGTGTTGAGGAGCAGACGGCAATACGTGAATATCTGGTGATAAAGGAGGTTATTTCCTATGTGGATCCTGCAACCGGTTCCGAAATTACCATGATTCCCGCCGATAATTATGAAGTAACAACCATGGTGGATTTCGGTACCAAGGTATTGGGAACCCAAAACGCGACACTAAAGGATATCTCCGATTTTAGAGATGAAATAGCCAGCAGCCGGACTTTCAGTTTCCTGCATGAGCTGGAAATGCTGCTTGATGCCGGACTCATTAAAGGCGGCGACATTTCCAATGCCATTGTCTATGTGGACAAGGAACTTACTCCGGAAACAGCAGACAAACTGAAAAAAGCCTTTAATAAAGACGATATATCCATCCGCCCGAACGGAATCCTGGATAACCTGACCCTGAACCACCCCAATGAGGCGGCCAGACACAAGCTGCTGGACGTAATCGGTGATCTGGCTCTGGTAGGTGTAAAATTGAAAGGTAAAGTGATCGCCAATAAGCCCGGACATTTCGTTAATACGCAGTTTGCCAAGAAGCTGAACCGTCAGTGGAAGCTGCAGCGCAAGAAAAACGTGCCGGATTTCGATATCCATAAACCACCGGTTTTCGACATCAACGGTATTATGAAACTGATGCCTCACCGCTATCCGTTTCTGCTTATCGACAAGGTTCTGGAGCTTTCAGATACTCATGTTGTAGGTTTGAAGAATGTTACCTTCAACGAGCAGTTTTTCGTTGGACATTTCCCTAAGGAACCTGTAATGCCGGGTGTACTTCAGGTGGAAGCTCTGGCGCAGACCGGCGGTATCCTGGTACTTGCCAGCGTTCCCGATCCTGAGAACTATTCAACCTATTTCATCAAGATTGATAAGGTGAAATTCAAGAAGAAAGTAATTCCCGGCGATACCATTATCTTCAAGATTGAACTTATTTCTCCTATAAGACGTGGCATCGTGCATATGCAGGGCTTTGGCTACGTGGGCGACAGCATTGTGGTGGAAGCAGAACTAATGGCACAGGTCGCCAAAAATACTCCCGCATAG
- the lpxA gene encoding acyl-ACP--UDP-N-acetylglucosamine O-acyltransferase, producing MIHQLAAVDKRARIKKNVIVEPFTTIAADVEIGEGTWIGPNVTIMDGARIGKNCRIFPGTVIAAVPQDLKFDGEDTQVIIGDGTTIRESVTINRGTKALGYTKLGNDCLIMATSHIAHDCIIGNNVIIVNGCGIAGHVEIGDHTVVGGLSAIHQFGKVGKHVMISGGTLVRKDIPSYIKVAREPMSYAGINSVGLRRRGFTNEKIFEIQKIYRYLYQMKMNVSQAVSLIEKEMLPTVERDEILEFIKNSPRGIVKGYGTGKE from the coding sequence ATGATTCACCAGTTAGCAGCCGTTGATAAGCGTGCAAGAATTAAGAAAAATGTGATTGTAGAACCGTTCACCACTATAGCCGCGGATGTGGAAATTGGTGAAGGTACCTGGATTGGACCCAATGTGACCATTATGGATGGCGCACGTATCGGCAAAAACTGCCGTATTTTCCCGGGAACGGTAATTGCCGCAGTGCCTCAGGATCTTAAATTTGATGGTGAGGATACTCAGGTAATCATTGGCGACGGTACTACCATCCGTGAATCGGTAACTATAAACCGTGGTACCAAGGCGCTGGGCTATACCAAATTAGGTAATGATTGTCTGATTATGGCCACTTCTCATATCGCCCATGACTGCATTATCGGTAATAATGTGATCATCGTAAACGGCTGCGGTATTGCCGGGCATGTGGAAATCGGTGACCATACTGTGGTTGGAGGACTTTCGGCCATTCACCAGTTCGGGAAAGTAGGCAAGCATGTCATGATTTCCGGAGGTACTTTGGTGCGTAAGGATATTCCTTCGTACATCAAGGTGGCACGCGAGCCTATGTCTTATGCCGGTATCAACTCAGTAGGACTCAGAAGACGGGGATTTACCAATGAAAAGATATTTGAAATCCAGAAAATTTACCGTTATCTCTACCAGATGAAGATGAATGTCTCACAGGCCGTAAGCCTTATCGAAAAAGAGATGCTGCCTACCGTGGAGCGCGACGAGATCCTGGAGTTCATAAAAAATTCGCCACGCGGTATTGTGAAAGGATACGGCACCGGCAAGGAATAG
- the efp gene encoding elongation factor P yields MATSNDIKKGMCIEFSNDIFKIIEFLHVKPGKGPAFVRTKMKSVTNGKVLENTFSAGHKIDEVKVITRKFQYLYEDDNGYHFMNNDDFAQIYLNKEMIENAQFMKAGEEVTIILKDADETPLSAEIPPTVFLDVIEADPGVKGNTATNALKNAIVETGARVMVPLFIEAGDKIKVNTEDGTYLERVK; encoded by the coding sequence ATGGCAACAAGCAACGATATTAAAAAAGGAATGTGCATTGAATTCAGTAACGATATCTTTAAAATCATTGAATTTCTGCATGTTAAACCAGGTAAAGGTCCGGCCTTCGTTAGGACTAAAATGAAGTCCGTAACCAACGGTAAAGTTCTTGAAAACACTTTTTCCGCAGGACATAAGATTGACGAAGTGAAGGTGATTACCCGTAAATTCCAGTATCTCTATGAAGACGATAACGGCTACCACTTTATGAATAATGACGATTTTGCGCAGATTTACCTGAATAAGGAAATGATCGAAAATGCTCAGTTCATGAAAGCAGGAGAGGAGGTAACCATCATCCTTAAAGATGCTGATGAGACTCCACTTTCCGCCGAGATCCCTCCAACCGTTTTCCTTGATGTGATTGAAGCAGATCCGGGTGTAAAAGGAAATACAGCCACCAACGCACTGAAAAACGCCATCGTGGAAACCGGCGCCCGCGTAATGGTACCGCTTTTCATTGAAGCAGGCGACAAAATTAAAGTGAATACAGAAGACGGCACTTATCTGGAGCGCGTTAAGTAA
- a CDS encoding LpxD N-terminal domain-containing protein, translating to MTFNKPQTLGDIARLTGARMVGDADFPVYGTNEIHRVKNGEIVFVNHPKYYDAALSSPATVILIDKEVECPPGKVLLISDDPFRDFNVINTHFTKISNFQEELHDIEVGEGTRIHPSAVLGNEIRIGKNCIIYPNVVIGDRTVIGDNVIIQANTVLGGDAFYYRKLNGNYDRLISVGNVVIKDGVEIGNNCSIDRGVTDSTIIGEGSVLDNQIQIGHDTVIGKRVLIASQTGIAGCCIIEDDVTVWGQVGMASGVRVASGTVLLAKSGVNRDLPKGTYFGPLAEEFRQYLRKEVKIKNL from the coding sequence ATGACATTTAACAAACCTCAGACTTTAGGAGATATCGCAAGGCTAACGGGTGCCCGAATGGTGGGCGATGCGGACTTTCCGGTGTACGGGACCAACGAGATTCACCGTGTGAAAAACGGTGAGATCGTTTTCGTGAACCATCCTAAATATTACGATGCGGCACTCAGTTCGCCGGCAACCGTTATCCTTATTGATAAAGAGGTAGAATGCCCGCCGGGAAAGGTTCTGCTGATTTCAGACGATCCGTTTCGGGATTTCAATGTAATCAATACGCATTTTACGAAAATCTCTAACTTTCAGGAAGAACTTCACGATATCGAGGTAGGCGAGGGTACACGTATTCACCCTTCCGCAGTCCTTGGAAATGAGATCAGGATCGGCAAAAACTGCATAATATATCCAAATGTAGTCATTGGCGACCGTACTGTGATCGGGGATAATGTAATTATCCAGGCCAATACAGTGCTTGGTGGCGACGCCTTTTATTACAGAAAACTGAACGGCAACTACGACAGGTTGATTTCGGTTGGAAATGTGGTAATAAAAGACGGTGTTGAAATCGGCAATAACTGCAGCATTGACCGCGGAGTTACAGATTCAACTATCATTGGTGAAGGTTCCGTATTGGACAATCAGATCCAGATCGGTCATGATACGGTGATCGGAAAGCGGGTCCTTATTGCCTCACAAACCGGAATCGCAGGTTGCTGTATCATTGAGGACGATGTAACAGTTTGGGGTCAGGTAGGTATGGCCTCGGGCGTACGTGTAGCCTCCGGAACGGTACTGCTCGCAAAATCCGGTGTAAACCGGGACCTGCCGAAAGGAACGTATTTCGGACCGCTGGCCGAGGAGTTCAGGCAGTATTTAAGGAAAGAGGTAAAGATTAAAAATTTATAA
- the sucD gene encoding succinate--CoA ligase subunit alpha, which translates to MSVLVNKDSKVIVQGFTGNEGTFHAQQMIEYGTNVVGGVTPGKGGSEHLGKPVFNTVAETVEKAGADVSIIFVPPAFAADAIMEAAEAGIKVIVCITEGIPVADMVKVKSYLADKNCRLIGPNCPGIITSDEAKIGIMPGFVFKKGKVGIVSKSGTLTYEAADQVVKAGYGVSTAIGIGGDPIIGTTTREALELFINDPETEAVVMIGEIGGNLEAEAARWYKASGSTKPVVGFIAGQTAPKGRTMGHAGAIVGGDEDTAQAKMAIMRENGINVVDSPADIGVTVAKVLG; encoded by the coding sequence ATGTCAGTATTAGTAAACAAAGATTCTAAAGTAATCGTACAGGGCTTTACAGGGAATGAAGGGACTTTCCATGCACAACAGATGATTGAGTACGGAACCAACGTGGTTGGCGGCGTTACTCCGGGTAAAGGTGGTTCTGAGCATTTGGGAAAACCGGTTTTTAATACCGTTGCCGAAACTGTAGAGAAAGCAGGTGCTGATGTATCCATCATCTTTGTACCGCCGGCGTTTGCTGCTGATGCGATTATGGAAGCTGCTGAGGCAGGTATTAAAGTGATCGTTTGTATTACTGAGGGTATTCCTGTTGCTGATATGGTGAAAGTAAAATCTTACCTTGCTGATAAAAACTGTCGTCTGATCGGGCCTAACTGCCCCGGAATCATCACTTCAGATGAAGCTAAGATCGGTATTATGCCAGGTTTCGTTTTCAAGAAAGGAAAAGTAGGAATCGTTTCCAAGTCCGGAACGCTTACTTATGAAGCTGCTGACCAGGTAGTGAAAGCCGGTTACGGTGTATCTACCGCTATCGGTATCGGTGGTGACCCAATCATTGGGACAACTACAAGAGAAGCACTGGAACTTTTCATTAACGATCCTGAAACTGAAGCGGTGGTTATGATCGGTGAAATTGGCGGTAACCTGGAAGCTGAAGCTGCCAGATGGTACAAGGCAAGCGGCTCTACGAAGCCGGTTGTAGGTTTCATCGCAGGTCAAACTGCTCCTAAGGGTAGAACGATGGGTCACGCAGGTGCGATTGTTGGTGGTGACGAAGATACTGCACAGGCTAAGATGGCCATTATGCGTGAAAACGGTATTAATGTGGTAGATTCTCCTGCAGATATTGGTGTTACCGTAGCTAAAGTGTTGGGTTAA